From a region of the Streptomyces venezuelae genome:
- a CDS encoding SMP-30/gluconolactonase/LRE family protein, translating to MTAESRTGTSPAARRWPRRLAAAVALLMLCALPAGAAGAAQPGGVRSPAGPPLYVSDYGGNRVVSLPLDGGEQSTVPFDGLVRPTGMAWDAAGRLYVSDTGNNRVLVLPPNGGEQAVVPTAGLSRPLGLAVDPAGNLYVADSFNDRIVKVPAGGGVQTTVPTTGLLHPWGLAWAPGGELYVSDFVNDRVVKVAVDGSGQTTVPTTGLSQPTGLAPNAAGDLYIADSGNNRVVKVAAGSGAQSTVHTTGLSSPLGLALDGSGGLYVADGFNNRVVRVRETGGGQVTLGFTGLNTPTGLAFPPAAARPGPDRDR from the coding sequence ATGACGGCCGAGTCACGAACGGGGACGTCCCCGGCCGCCCGGCGGTGGCCCCGGCGGCTGGCCGCCGCGGTGGCGCTGCTCATGCTCTGCGCGCTCCCCGCGGGCGCTGCGGGTGCCGCGCAGCCCGGCGGCGTACGGTCGCCCGCGGGCCCGCCGCTGTACGTGTCCGACTACGGCGGCAACCGGGTGGTGTCCCTGCCCCTGGACGGCGGCGAGCAGAGCACCGTCCCGTTCGACGGCCTGGTACGGCCGACCGGCATGGCCTGGGACGCCGCCGGCCGGCTCTACGTGTCCGACACGGGCAACAACCGGGTCCTCGTGCTGCCCCCGAACGGCGGGGAGCAGGCCGTCGTGCCCACCGCCGGCCTGTCGCGCCCGCTGGGACTCGCCGTCGACCCGGCCGGGAACCTCTACGTCGCCGACAGCTTCAACGACCGGATCGTGAAGGTCCCGGCCGGTGGCGGGGTCCAGACGACCGTCCCCACCACCGGGCTGCTGCATCCCTGGGGGCTGGCCTGGGCGCCCGGAGGGGAGCTGTACGTCTCCGACTTCGTCAACGACCGAGTCGTCAAGGTGGCCGTGGACGGCAGCGGCCAGACCACGGTGCCCACGACCGGGCTCTCCCAGCCGACCGGGCTGGCCCCGAACGCCGCCGGTGACCTGTACATCGCCGACAGCGGCAACAACCGGGTCGTGAAGGTGGCGGCGGGCAGCGGCGCGCAGAGCACGGTGCACACCACCGGCCTCAGCTCCCCGCTGGGCCTCGCGCTCGACGGCTCCGGCGGCCTGTACGTGGCCGACGGCTTCAACAACCGGGTGGTTCGGGTCCGCGAGACGGGCGGCGGGCAGGTCACGCTCGGCTTCACGGGCCTCAACACGCCGACCGGGCTCGCGTTCCCGCCGGCCGCCGCCCGCCCGGGACCCGACCGGGACCGGTAG
- a CDS encoding DedA family protein: MTWRELAAAAGQVPPESTQQAVGYPALFLLVALGALVPVIPTGALVSSAAVVAFHHQSPPYGVLLVFAVSALAAFTGDMTLYWLGQRGVRSRGGSRWLEALRGRATPERLEQARTRLDEHGVLVLVLSRLVPAGRIPVMLACLLAQLPLRRFARGDAPACLAWAATYALIGILGGTLFAEPWKGVALAVGLALALSAGPSLWRRLRPRP, from the coding sequence GTGACATGGCGCGAGCTCGCGGCGGCCGCCGGGCAGGTACCGCCGGAGAGCACCCAGCAGGCGGTGGGGTACCCGGCCTTGTTCCTGCTGGTGGCCCTGGGCGCGCTGGTGCCCGTCATCCCGACGGGTGCGCTGGTGAGTTCGGCGGCCGTGGTGGCCTTCCACCACCAGTCGCCGCCCTACGGGGTGCTGCTGGTGTTCGCGGTGTCGGCGCTGGCGGCGTTCACCGGGGACATGACGCTGTACTGGCTCGGGCAGCGCGGGGTGCGCTCACGGGGCGGCTCGCGCTGGCTGGAGGCGCTGCGCGGCCGGGCCACACCGGAGCGGCTGGAGCAGGCGCGGACGAGGCTCGACGAGCACGGGGTCCTGGTCCTGGTCCTGTCCCGGCTGGTCCCGGCGGGCCGGATCCCGGTGATGCTGGCCTGCCTGCTGGCGCAGCTGCCGTTGCGCCGCTTCGCCCGCGGCGACGCCCCGGCCTGCCTGGCCTGGGCGGCGACGTACGCTCTGATCGGCATCCTGGGCGGCACCCTCTTCGCGGAGCCCTGGAAGGGGGTGGCACTCGCGGTCGGCCTGGCCCTCGCACTCAGCGCGGGGCCCTCGCTGTGGCGCCGCCTGCGGCCGCGGCCATGA